The Rattus rattus isolate New Zealand chromosome 1, Rrattus_CSIRO_v1, whole genome shotgun sequence genome includes a region encoding these proteins:
- the Ttc38 gene encoding tetratricopeptide repeat protein 38 — protein TPVPQPTSETPKALTGAVTLQTKSIIMSLRDCQAWKDAGLPLSTTSNEACKLFDATLTQYVKWTNDKSLGGIEGCLSKLKAADPTFAMGLAISNGLVLIGTGTSVKLDKDLDLAVKTMVEFSQTQTLTPRERLHVSAVEMFAKGNFPKACDLWEQILRDHPTDMLALKFSHDAYFYLGYQEQMRDSVARVYPFWTRDTPLSSYVKGIYSFGLMETNLYDQAQKLAKEALSIEPTDAWSVHTMAHIHEMRAEIKDGLEFMQHSEGHWKDSDMLACHNYWHWALYLIEKGDYEAALTIYDSHILPSLKASGAMLDMVDSCSMLYRLQMEGVSLGQRWQAVLPMTKKHTRDHILLFNDAHFLMASLGAQDLQTTQELLTTLQEASKSPGENCQHQLAKDVGLPLCQALVEAENGNPDRVVELLLPIRYQIVQIGGSNAQRDVFNQLLIHAALTCTSSVHKNVARSLLMERDALKPNSPLTERLIRKATAVHLMP, from the exons ACCCCGGTTCCCCAGCCGACCTCAGAAACTCCAAAAGCGTTGACCGGTGCTGTCACCCTACAAACCAAATCTATAATCATGTCACTGCGAGACTGCCAG GCATGGAAGGATGCTGGGCTCCCACTCTCAACCACAAGCAATGAAGCCTGCAAGCTGTTCGATGCCACCTTGACCCAG TATGTCAAGTGGACCAATGACAAGAGTCTTGGTGGCATCGAGGGCTGCTTGTCAAAGCTTAAGGCAGCAGATCCAACCTTCG CCATGGGCCTTGCCATCTCTAACGGCCTTGTGCTCATTGGCACGGGAACCTCCGTGAAGCTGGACAAAGACCTGGACCTGGCTGTGAAGACCATGGTGGAATTTTCTCAAACCCAGACTCTGACGCCCCGGGAGCGGCTGCATGTGTCTGCAGTGGAGATGTTTGCCAAGGG GAACTTCCCCAAAGCCTGTGATCTCTGGGAACAGATCCTCCGGGACCACCCGACAGACATGCTGGCCCTGAAGTTTTCCCACGATGCCTACTTTTACCTGGGCTACCAGGAGCAGATGCGCGATTCCGTGGCTCGAGTTTACCCCTTCTGGACCCGTGACACCCCCCTTAGCAG CTATGTGAAAGGGATCTATTCTTTCGGACTGATGGAAACCAACCTCTATGACCAGGCACAGAAGCTCGCCAAAGAG GCTTTATCTATCGAGCCCACAGATGCGTGGTCAGTGCACACTATGGCCCACATACACGAAATGAGAGCAGAGATCAAAGATGGCCTGGAGTTCATGCAGCATTCCGAAGGCCACTGGAAG GACTCCGATATGCTCGCCTGCCATAATTACTGGCACTGGGCCCTGTACTTGATTGAAAAG GGAGACTACGAGGCAGCACTAACCATCTACGACAGCCAT atcctccccagCCTGAAGGCCAGTGGCGCCATGCTGGATATGGTGGACAGCTGTTCCATGCTCTACCGTCTTCAGATGGAAG GGGTGTCCCTTGGGCAGCGGTGGCAGGCTGTACTACCCATGACCAAGAAGCATACCCGGGACCACATCCTTCTGTTCAATGATGCGCATTTCCTGATGGCCTCGCTGGGTGCACAGGACCTCCAGACCACTCAGGAGCTGCTGACCACCCTGCAGGAGGCCAGCAA GTCCCCAGGGGAGAACTGCCAGCACCAGTTGGCGAAAGACGTTGGGCTGCCCCTGTGCCAGGCCCTTGTGGAGGCTGAGAACGGAAACCCTGACCGAGTCGTAGAACTTCTCCTGCCAATCCGATACCAAATCGTCCAGATTGGGGGCAGCAATGCCCAG AGAGATGTCTTCAACCAGCTGCTGATTCATGCGGCCCTCACCTGCACCTCCAGCGTCCATAAGAATGTGGCCCG GAGCCTTCTGATGGAGCGTGACGCCTTGAAACCCAACTCACCCCTGACGGAGCGGCTGATCCGCAAGGCAACCGCTGTCCATCTTATGCCGTGA